The DNA sequence CGTCTTCCGTCATATACTCGGTTTTATCAACAATAATGCTGGAGGAACATCCTTTGCACTTAAACCGGGCTTTATCTCCTACAATTTTGGAAGGATCAATCTGATATTTAAGACCACATTCCTCGCATATAACTACCATTATCCTTCTCCTTGTTCACAAAAAATAAAATATTTTTCTAAATTATTGTGGTGTTTTAACTACACCTTATTCAGAGATACTCAACTCAGCTTATTGAAATCGCATATTAGTTTGACACGGCTACCCTCAGCAAGCTTAGTATCCTTTTTCCTTGATTTTTTTTAGCATAACCTGCTTAAATTGTATTCGTTTATCTTCCCTCTGGATTTCCCGGGAGAGCAGGTTGACCAGTTCCGCGGTACGATGTGTGGGAAAATTGGTTTTAAGAAACCCCAGATCCTCCAGACCATCTTCAACGACTATTCCTCCCAGAGGACCGATGGCAACCGAAAGCTGTGACACCAGATACGCCATGAACTCCTGGTCGACAGCATCCACCACCGCTTCAATTCGTTCAATCAATCTGTATTTGATGAGCCGTGCTGTAATAGGTCTGATAGCAGCGAGATCAAGACCCAGATCATCAGCAACTCGACCCAGTGTCTTATCTCCGTCAAAACTCATTAACACGCTGAGCATCTGTCCATCCAGGGATAACTTGCCCAGATCACCACGAATAGCTTGTTTAAAAACAAGGCCTGAAACACCTCCCGAAGACAATTCCATCGTAACTCCTTAAGTAAAATCGCAACTATTCAGAACAAAAGATAAAAACCCAAATCGGCTGTGCCGGCCAATGACCGGTCTGCAACTGTTTATCATCAAATTCCATCGGGTTAGCAGCGCATAGCCTATCAGATACAGGATACTGCTGAATTGTCACGAAAAATCTTCCGCTGTTTCATTACGGCACAGCTAAATGCGAACCAGTTCACAAAACAGTTCACAAAAATTTTGACAGCATCTATTGTCTGCCCCGGTTAACTGGATTCAACCCTTCAAAAGGCAAAATTCCCATTAAAAATTTTTCCAAATTCAAATATTCCTAAGGTACTAACCGGCTCAACCGGATAACCCCTCTCGAAATTTCTCTTGCAGAAACAAGATTAAAAACCCGAAAAAGGTTCTGAAGAAGGTATGGTGGGTATGGTATTCTAATGAAACTGACTACCAAAAACACAGCCGTATATTACCTTGCTTTTAAAATACAGCTCAAAAGGCACCTTTGTTCACTTCATCTCCTAACCTGTTCACATAACAAATAGTTGACGAAAACTCAAGCGGGATTTAATCTTTTTTTCTGTCTTTCCAATGGTCTCTGAACAAAAGGATCAACAAACTTAACCATTTACTTAAACTGAAAGTTTTCCATTACTTAAAAGATTTCCGTCTCCTTTCTTATCGGTATTCTACGCGCTGAATGAAAGGTATTTTTTTGATAAAAAAATAATATCGCATTTCTCATTCCGATGCTGCAATCAAGCTTTAGGCTCTTTGCTCAGCAAAGTAATCCCGATCGTCGAACAGTATCTACAAGACCGGATAGGCAGCTGCAGCATGACCAAAGATTTCTGAGGAATACTTGGCTTTTCCTTGCCTTCTTGCCCTTTTTCAACTTGTTGCATTTTTTTAATAGAACATAGTATTACTGCCATTACCTACAAAATTCATCAAATATCTGCTCGTCAATATTCTTCACACGTTCCTACACTATTCTCTATTACGCACGTTTTGCTGTATTTTTGTCTGCACTTGAGATTTTTTGATGAATTTTTAACTGGACATTCGTCATTATTCTGAATATATTTTCACGAAAGGAGAAAATAATATGCTGGACAAGAAAAGCCTTAGGATCCTGAAAATTCTTCAGGAAAAAGCGAGAATACCAAATACCGAGGTATCAAGACTTGTTGGCCTGGCACCCTCTGCCGTTCTTGAGCGCATCCGCAAGATGGAACTTCAGGGTATAATAGACGGGTATGAAGTGCGTCTCAACCCTGAGAGGTTTTTAAGAAACCAGGTGGCTTTTATCAATGTGGAATATGATGGAGGCTTTGATGGCGACGGCGCCATTGGTCAAGCACTTGCCGCAATTGAAGAGATCCAGGAAGTCCATTATATAGCAGGAAAAGATTCCTATCTTGTTAAATTGCGTGTTGCCGATACCAGAGAACTCGGGAATGTCCTGCGCGACAAGATCATCACCATTGAGGGAGTTCTTTCCACAAATACATCGACCGTACTGCAGACCTACAAAGAAACAGCCAGAATATCTATTCGATAATCTATAACATCAGGATTACACATGCCTATTTCAGAATCATTCAAATCCGCTCTCTATCCTGAACTCACCAGGATTACCGCTCATTTTGGGACTCCTTTTCATATTTACGATGAAGCGGGAATTCGCCGGACATGCCGGCAGCTCAAGGAGGCATTTGCGGGCATCGATTCTTTCCGGGAGTATTATGCCGTCAAGGCGCTTCCCAACCCCAGCATCCTCAGAATCATGCAGGACGAAGGTTTCGGTTTTGACTGCAGTTCGGTAACGGAGCTTCTGCTCAGCCGAAATATCGGAGCTACGGGCGAGGATATCATGTTCACTTCCAACAATACCAGCAAGCGGGAATTCCTTCTTGCCGAGAAAGACGGGGGCTGTATTCTCAATCTCGATGATATCTCCCTTCTTGACAAGGTCCCCAACCTTCCCGAACTCATCTCTTTCCGATACAATCCCGGAAACCTGCGCAAAGGCAACGACATCATCGGCGATCCGCTTGAGGCCAAATACGGGGTAAGCCAGGAACAGATACTTGCCGCCTATCGCCTGGCTAAACAGCGAGGAGTCAAGCGGTTCGGCATTCACTCAATGCTCGCCTCCAATGAATTAAACCATACCTATATGGTCCAAACTTCGCAAATGCTCCTGGATTTGGTCGAGGAAATCGAGAAAGAGCTGGATATCCGCTTTGAATTTATTAATATCGGAGGCGGGCTGGGCATACCCTACAGACCGGAGGAAGCTCCCTTCAACCTGGAAGCTATGGCCTCGGCTATCACCTCCCAATTCCGTCGCTTTAAAGAGAAATTTGGCTATATGCCCGCCCTCTACATGGAAAGCGGCAGGTTTATGACCGGCCCCCATGGAGTTCTGGTGGTCAAGGCCATAAACAGAAAATCGACCTATAGAACGTATATCGGCGTCGACGGCTGCATGACGGCGCTTATGCGTCCAGCCATGTACGGGGCCTACCATCATATCGATGTTCTAGGAAAAAATGAAGCGTCGCAGTCGGAAGTTGTTGACGTAGTCGGCTCTCTCTGTGAGAATAACGACAAATTCGCCATCCAGAGAGAATTGCCGCCGATCAAAGACGGCGACCTTCTCATCATTCAGGATACCGGGGCGCACGGGCATGCCATGGGTTTCAACTACAACGGCAAATTGCGGCCCAAGGAACTGCTTCTCCGCGAAAACGGAGCAGTGGACCTGATTCGCCGCGCGGAAACAGAGGAAGATTACTTCAGAACCTTACATTTTGAAGAAGACAGCATCACATTATAAGTGGCGTCGCCGATAGGAAAAAATTCCCGCGGATTACCATGACCATCAATATCAACAAATTCCTTGGTGCCGTCGGTGAAGCGGTAGCCGAGAAAAAAGTCCCGATTGTAGATCTCATTGCGGTACAAAGCAGAGATCCCTACAAGGTCCTGACGGCTACCATTCTCTCGGCGCGCACAAAGGATGAAACAACTACCCAGGCCGCGGCCAGACTCTTTAAAAAGGCTTCGTCAATTTCCGAACTGGCACTGCTTGGCGAAGAGGAAATCGAAAAACTGATTTATCCCGTCGGTTTCTACAAAAATAAAGCAAAATTTCTCAAAAAGCTTCCCGAGGCGCTGGAAAAGTTTGGAAATCGGGTGCCCGATACCATTGATGAGCTTCTCACTCTTCCGGGGGTCGGCAGGAAAACCGCCAATCTGGTTGTCTGTGCCGCCTTTCAAAAACCGGCCATCTGCGTTGACACCCATGTTCACCGGATCATGAATATCTGGCGCTATGTCGAAACTTCAACTCCGGAACAGACCGAAAATTGTTTACGGCAAAAGCTCCCCAGCGAGTACTGGATGACCGTCAACTCGCTGCTGGTTGCTTTCGGCCAGTCTATCTGTCGTCCCATGAGGCCGCATTGCGACATCTGCCCTTTGGCACAGGAGTGCCCGCGGCATGGAGTTATTCCACGGAAAGTGATACTCGGACCGGAGAAGTCCAACGGCATACAGCGATTCATTTCCTGGAACGTCAATGGTATCCGAGCCGCCGAGAAAAAAGGATTCATCAATATAGTCAATGAGCTTTCTCCCGATATATTCGCCATCCAGGAGACCAAGGCGCAGCCGCACCAGCTCTCGGAGGATCTTGTCAATATTCCGGGTTTCCATTCCTACTGGCACAGCGCACACCGCAAAGGCTATTCGGGGGTTGCCGTCTATGCAAAAGACAAGGCGGTTAATGTTATCGAAGGAATCGGCATAGAGGAATTCGACTGCGAAGGCAGGGTGCTCACTCTTGAGTATCAGCAATTCTTCTTCGTCAACATCTATTTTCCCAACAGCGGTCCCGGTTTAAAAAGACTGGACTATAAGCTTGCCTTCAACTCCGCTCTTCATGATTTCCTCGAACGGCTGGCCGAAAAAAAAGGAGTCGTCGTCTGTGGTGATTATAACGTCGCCCACAAGGAAATTGATATCAAAAACCCTAAGGCAAACGTCCAAAACGCCGGTTTCACGCCTGAAGAACGGACCTGGATGGATAGGTTTACAGCTTCAGGATTTATCGACACCTTCCGGCTCTTCAATCAGGATGGTGGAAATTACACATGGTGGAGCTATCGCTTTAATGCCAGGGCAAGAAATATCGGCTGGCGGATCGATTATTTCTGCGTTGACCAAGAGAGTAGAAAACGCGTCAAGAATGCGGTGATACTTCCTGACATCATGGGTTCTGATCATTGCCCGGTCCTGCTCCATTATGATGCCGGGGCATAAAATTTGCCCGTCGCGGCGTGCGCTTCTTTTGATAAAGTCGTGGAAAGTCACACGAAGGTTCAATTCTCCGATAAAAAAAACGAAATTCTGGAGATCTGGCTTTTACGCCGCCTTCTTTTTATACTCCCACACTTTTCAGGATCAGCAGGGCAGCTGTATAGGTCACCGCCGAAAGTAATGTCGTCAGCATTATTAAAGACCCCGCCAGTTCGGCGTCTCCCCGCATTTGCTGTGAAAAAATATAGGCTGCCGTCGCCGTCGGTGTCCCGGCAAAAATCACTCCCATCACCAGATCCCGACCATGTACTCCTAAGGCATGGAGGAGAAATGCCGCAGCCAAGGGCATCAGCACCAGCTTGAAGGCAGTGGCCACAAAAGCGACGCTGAGGTCTCCCCGCAGCTTCTTCACCGAAAAAGACGCCCCGATGGAAATAAGCGCCAGCGGCAAGGCCATGCCAGTGACGATATGCAGGGCACTGCCGATAACTCTGGGAATGGGAATCTCGAGAAAACTCCAGGCAATCCCCAGAAAAGAGGCCAAGATCAACGGATTCAGGAAAATCTGCTTAAGAAAGAATAGCGGCTTGATCCGACTTTCCTGGTGGGGCAGGAGAAGGGCTATTATGGAAAAGAAATTCAGCAGGGGCACGATGAAGCCCAGAACAATGCCGGCCGTTGCCAGACCTTCTTCCCCGTATGCATTAAAAACGATAGCAAGCCCTACATAGGCAAAATTACCGCGGAAAGAACACTGGCAAAAGGTACCGCGCGTTTCGGCCGGATAATTCCTGTATACTGCAAAGAGATAAGAGAGAAAAAAACCGACAAAGACCACCAGCGCCAGCCCCAATACCAGTCTGCCGTTGAAACTGGTGCTGAAATCCGCCGATGCAATTTTGAAAAAGAGTAGCAGCGGCAGTGCCAGATAGTACACCAGCCTGTTGAGCTGAAAAAGAAAGCCGTCGTCTACCAGAGAAGAGCGCTTAACCCCATAGCCGAGAACCACCACAATAAAAACAGGCAGTACTATGATGAGGATCTCTGAAAATATATTCAACATTGGCAACTTTATTACCCTCTTGAAAAAGAGTGTCGCGAAGTTTACCGATGGCAAAAGGAGATACAAGGCGGGGGGGAGGGGCCGGACTTCTTACAACGCCATCAGCTCTGGACCACCTTTTACCCAGTCCTGTCGTCGGAATTGGCCATCAACTCTCAGCACTCTCTTGCCAGCAGATCAGGTGAAACGATACGCATATATTCTATAAACTTCCTATGCCCGGCGGGAAATCCATAGTTTCCCAGATGATCACTGGTAACCCAATGATATTTTTGCGCAGCCTGCAAATTGGGCAACAGCGATTCCCCAGGGAGACGACAGAGATAACAGTGCAGAATGA is a window from the Desulfopila inferna genome containing:
- a CDS encoding Lrp/AsnC family transcriptional regulator — protein: MLDKKSLRILKILQEKARIPNTEVSRLVGLAPSAVLERIRKMELQGIIDGYEVRLNPERFLRNQVAFINVEYDGGFDGDGAIGQALAAIEEIQEVHYIAGKDSYLVKLRVADTRELGNVLRDKIITIEGVLSTNTSTVLQTYKETARISIR
- the lysA gene encoding diaminopimelate decarboxylase, which encodes MPISESFKSALYPELTRITAHFGTPFHIYDEAGIRRTCRQLKEAFAGIDSFREYYAVKALPNPSILRIMQDEGFGFDCSSVTELLLSRNIGATGEDIMFTSNNTSKREFLLAEKDGGCILNLDDISLLDKVPNLPELISFRYNPGNLRKGNDIIGDPLEAKYGVSQEQILAAYRLAKQRGVKRFGIHSMLASNELNHTYMVQTSQMLLDLVEEIEKELDIRFEFINIGGGLGIPYRPEEAPFNLEAMASAITSQFRRFKEKFGYMPALYMESGRFMTGPHGVLVVKAINRKSTYRTYIGVDGCMTALMRPAMYGAYHHIDVLGKNEASQSEVVDVVGSLCENNDKFAIQRELPPIKDGDLLIIQDTGAHGHAMGFNYNGKLRPKELLLRENGAVDLIRRAETEEDYFRTLHFEEDSITL
- a CDS encoding exodeoxyribonuclease III, which translates into the protein MTININKFLGAVGEAVAEKKVPIVDLIAVQSRDPYKVLTATILSARTKDETTTQAAARLFKKASSISELALLGEEEIEKLIYPVGFYKNKAKFLKKLPEALEKFGNRVPDTIDELLTLPGVGRKTANLVVCAAFQKPAICVDTHVHRIMNIWRYVETSTPEQTENCLRQKLPSEYWMTVNSLLVAFGQSICRPMRPHCDICPLAQECPRHGVIPRKVILGPEKSNGIQRFISWNVNGIRAAEKKGFINIVNELSPDIFAIQETKAQPHQLSEDLVNIPGFHSYWHSAHRKGYSGVAVYAKDKAVNVIEGIGIEEFDCEGRVLTLEYQQFFFVNIYFPNSGPGLKRLDYKLAFNSALHDFLERLAEKKGVVVCGDYNVAHKEIDIKNPKANVQNAGFTPEERTWMDRFTASGFIDTFRLFNQDGGNYTWWSYRFNARARNIGWRIDYFCVDQESRKRVKNAVILPDIMGSDHCPVLLHYDAGA
- a CDS encoding AEC family transporter, with the translated sequence MLNIFSEILIIVLPVFIVVVLGYGVKRSSLVDDGFLFQLNRLVYYLALPLLLFFKIASADFSTSFNGRLVLGLALVVFVGFFLSYLFAVYRNYPAETRGTFCQCSFRGNFAYVGLAIVFNAYGEEGLATAGIVLGFIVPLLNFFSIIALLLPHQESRIKPLFFLKQIFLNPLILASFLGIAWSFLEIPIPRVIGSALHIVTGMALPLALISIGASFSVKKLRGDLSVAFVATAFKLVLMPLAAAFLLHALGVHGRDLVMGVIFAGTPTATAAYIFSQQMRGDAELAGSLIMLTTLLSAVTYTAALLILKSVGV